One Amaranthus tricolor cultivar Red isolate AtriRed21 chromosome 1, ASM2621246v1, whole genome shotgun sequence DNA window includes the following coding sequences:
- the LOC130825947 gene encoding uncharacterized protein LOC130825947 — NNNNNNNNNNNNNNNNNNNNNNNNNNNNNNNNNNNNNNNNNNNNNNNNNNNNNNNNKNYNNNNINNNNNNNNNNNNNNNNNNNNNNNNNNNNNNNNNNNNNNNNNNNNKYNNNNNNNNNNNNNNNNNNNNNNNNNNNNNNNNNNNNNNNNNNSNNNNNNNNNNNNNNNNNNNNNNNNNNNNNNNNNNNNNNNNNNNKYNNNNNNNNNNNNNNNINNINNNNNNNNNNNNNNNNNNNNNNNNNNNNNNNNNNKNNNNNNNNNSNNNNNNNNNNNNNNNNNND; from the coding sequence aataataataataataataataataataataataataataataataataataacaacaacaacaacaacaacaacaacaataataataataataataataataataataataataataataataataataataataataataataataataataataacaataacaataaaaattataataataataatattaataataataataataataataacaataataataataataataataataataataataataataataataataataacaataataacaataataacaataataataataataataataataacaataataataaatataataataataataataataataataataataataataataataacaacaataacaacaacaataataataataataataataataataataataataataataataataataataataataataatagtaataataataataataataataataataataataataataataataataataataataataacaataataacaataataacaataataataataataataataataataataataataacaataacaataaatataataataacaataataataataataacaataataataataataacattaataacattaataacaataataataataacaataataataataataataataataataataataataataataataataataataataataataataataataataataataaaaataataataataataataataataatagtaataataataataataataataataataataataataataataataataataatgat
- the LOC130825936 gene encoding uncharacterized protein LOC130825936, which produces NNNNNNNNNNNNNNNNNNNNNNNNNNNNNNNNNNNNNNNNNNNNNNNNNNNNNNNNNNNNNNNNNNNNNNKNYNNNNINNNNNNNNNNNNNNNNNNNNNNNNNNNNNNNNNNNNNNNNKYNNNNNNNNNNNNNNNNNNNNNNNNNNNNNNNNNNNNNNNNNNSNNNNNNNNNNNNNNNNNNNNNNNNNNNNNNNNNNNNNNNNNNNNKYNNNNNNNNNNNNNNNINNNNNNNNNNNNNNNNNNNNNNNNNNNNNNNNNNNNNNNKNNNNNNNNNNSNNNNNN; this is translated from the exons aataacaataataataacaataacaataataataacaataacaataataataataataataataataataataataacaataacaataacaataacaat aacaacaacaacaacaacaataataataataataataataataataataataataataataataataataataataataataataataataataataataacaataacaataaaaattataataataataatattaataataataataataataacaataataataataataataataataataataataataataataacaataataacaataataacaataataataataataataataataacaataataataaatataataataataataataataataataataataataataataataataataataacaacaataacaacaacaataataataataataataataataataataataataataataataataataataatagtaataataataataataataataataataataataataataataataataataataataacaataataacaataataacaataataataataataataataataataataataataataataacaataacaataaatataataataacaataataataataataacaataataataataataacattaataacaataataacaataataataataacaataataataataataataataataataataataataataataataataataataataataataataataataataataataataataaaaataataataataataataataataataatagtaataataataataataat